The following are from one region of the Ruficoccus sp. ZRK36 genome:
- a CDS encoding exosortase/archaeosortase family protein → MPPQVSSPSSSRVLWTQRLIIGAIVAVCAAPFLAHTSPDEKSRMMIKAMAIAAALACITLNRTRFTLRASPLQSICGLLLILTGCALTLADTLGGLRDPGAGFILGAAGVSIIATGWCFNSLKIRCMGLFALAAIPAGAAENLIESGLRYSTVVAKLAAFVLHYVGFTVRSEGNIIYTQGHAVEIIAECSGLKLFFMLAAFCAILLLCLPQLRTITGRMLLAAFGTGLIVSILRIDFLVLIVGQPALFEFFHHGIGSELISLAAILIFFAFIKEQAFTALESYFPIPEIPSSSLPTPSDQKLLNASLIAAIVIGLGTAAVVELAA, encoded by the coding sequence ATGCCGCCACAGGTTTCCAGCCCATCCTCAAGCCGTGTCCTCTGGACACAGCGGTTGATCATCGGTGCAATCGTCGCGGTATGCGCAGCGCCCTTTTTGGCCCACACCAGCCCGGATGAAAAATCCCGGATGATGATCAAGGCGATGGCCATCGCGGCGGCCCTGGCCTGCATCACCCTCAACCGCACGCGCTTCACTCTACGAGCAAGCCCGCTTCAAAGCATCTGCGGGCTCTTGCTGATCCTGACCGGCTGCGCACTGACACTGGCCGATACCCTCGGCGGCTTGCGCGATCCGGGGGCAGGTTTCATCCTGGGAGCTGCCGGGGTCTCGATCATTGCCACCGGGTGGTGCTTCAACAGCCTCAAAATACGCTGTATGGGTCTGTTTGCCCTGGCCGCCATCCCCGCAGGTGCAGCGGAAAACCTGATCGAGAGTGGCCTGCGCTACTCCACCGTCGTGGCGAAGCTTGCCGCCTTCGTCCTGCACTACGTCGGCTTTACCGTACGATCTGAGGGCAACATCATCTACACGCAGGGGCACGCCGTCGAAATCATCGCCGAGTGCTCGGGTCTTAAGCTTTTCTTCATGCTGGCCGCCTTCTGCGCCATCCTCCTGCTGTGCCTGCCGCAACTACGCACGATCACCGGACGCATGCTTCTGGCCGCCTTTGGAACGGGCCTGATCGTGAGCATCCTCAGAATCGATTTTCTCGTCCTGATCGTCGGCCAACCCGCGCTTTTTGAGTTCTTCCATCACGGCATCGGCTCCGAGCTGATCTCACTGGCCGCCATTCTGATCTTTTTCGCGTTTATCAAGGAGCAGGCCTTTACCGCGCTGGAGTCGTACTTCCCCATCCCGGAGATACCCAGCAGCAGCCTGCCCACGCCCAGCGACCAGAAGCTGCTCAACGCCTCCCTCATCGCGGCCATCGTAATCGGGCTGGGCACCGCTGCAGTGGTAGAGCTGGCTGCCTAA
- a CDS encoding DUF1153 domain-containing protein, which translates to MTDIYLAKVFKDWVNAPDNAGTVKRLRMFVTGLNLALFALLGYRQTLLDLINVIILGALLLSQILQSKLVTIDERINKYTISLLTYQTRLKRHGAKGLKVIRITSVAATTLTIIACFASTLEDAGLVPIITSFALFFLACKGLTYTSKPSPDKMLKELGIDPEHMIAIAGQEQTIHSS; encoded by the coding sequence ATGACCGATATATACCTTGCGAAGGTCTTCAAGGACTGGGTCAATGCGCCCGACAACGCAGGTACTGTCAAGCGGCTCCGCATGTTCGTCACTGGGCTTAATCTTGCCCTTTTTGCATTGCTTGGATACCGCCAAACGCTTCTTGATCTGATCAATGTGATTATCTTGGGAGCGTTACTTTTATCTCAAATTCTTCAATCCAAGTTAGTCACAATCGACGAAAGAATCAATAAATACACCATATCCTTGCTCACCTACCAGACGCGCCTGAAACGCCATGGTGCAAAGGGTCTAAAGGTGATTAGAATCACATCAGTGGCAGCAACAACATTGACGATCATCGCATGCTTTGCGAGCACACTTGAAGATGCCGGCCTCGTCCCAATCATAACATCCTTCGCTCTCTTTTTCCTGGCGTGCAAAGGCTTAACCTACACAAGCAAGCCCTCCCCAGACAAAATGCTGAAAGAGCTGGGCATTGATCCAGAGCATATGATTGCGATTGCAGGGCAGGAACAGACGATTCACAGTTCCTAG
- the frr gene encoding ribosome recycling factor produces MTPEAILKNTQSEMQKALDHTLHEFSTIHTGKASPAMVENVTVEVYGSNMRLMEVAAITTPDSRTISIQPWDKGALKPTEKAIQTAGLGLNPIIRGNTIICPLPELSGERRKEMVKMASSLCENGRVGIRAARQEAMTALKQASKDKEISEDEQKRGEKEVQTLTDDFVKKIDQSFKDKEAELLKV; encoded by the coding sequence ATGACACCCGAAGCCATTCTTAAGAATACCCAGTCCGAGATGCAGAAAGCTCTCGACCATACCCTGCACGAATTTAGCACCATCCACACCGGCAAGGCTTCGCCCGCCATGGTGGAAAACGTCACCGTCGAAGTCTATGGCAGCAATATGCGCCTGATGGAGGTCGCCGCGATCACCACGCCGGACTCGCGCACCATTTCCATCCAGCCTTGGGACAAGGGCGCCCTCAAGCCCACCGAAAAGGCTATCCAGACCGCGGGCCTCGGCCTCAACCCGATTATCCGCGGTAACACCATCATCTGCCCGCTGCCCGAGCTCTCCGGTGAGCGCCGCAAGGAAATGGTCAAGATGGCCAGCAGCCTGTGCGAAAACGGCCGTGTCGGTATCCGCGCTGCCCGCCAGGAAGCCATGACCGCCCTTAAGCAGGCCAGCAAGGACAAGGAAATCTCCGAGGACGAGCAGAAGCGCGGTGAAAAGGAAGTCCAGACCCTGACCGACGATTTCGTCAAGAAGATCGACCAGTCCTTCAAGGACAAGGAAGCCGAGCTGCTCAAGGTCTGA
- a CDS encoding CTP synthase, which yields MAKNKPLKYIFVTGGVVSSLGKGLTAAALGALLEQRGQRVRLQKFDPYLNVDPGTMSPYQHGEVYVLDDGAETDLDLGHYERFTSGSLSRFNNLTSGQIYESVIQKERRGDYLGSTVQVIPHVTDEIKNRIREAGKDVDILITEIGGTVGDIEGLPFLEALRQFALEAGRGNVLFIHCTLIPYLNAAGELKTKPSQMSVARMREIGIQPDVLVCRTEKPINNEIRSKLSLYCNIPVRNVIEEMDVEFSIYELPLALAREDLDDIVAEALGLEAPAPSMTEWEDVVRRLKYPAHRVEIGVVGKYIELQDAYKSVYESLTHGGIANDCGINIVRLDSEAIEQDGPEKHLKGLDGVLVPGGFGDRGIEGKIMAAQWARENSIPYFGLCLGMQILVIEYARHIAAIEGANSTEFVPDCKDPVIDIMEDQKELTEKGGTMRLGAYTCQIIPETHSAAAYFPDLSKADFAKGEPKTVEERHRHRYEFNNKYRDILTRSGLRIGGVNPKRDLVEIAEVVDHPWMVGVQFHPEFKSKPNKAHPLFADFVKAAMKCKKG from the coding sequence ATGGCAAAGAACAAACCGTTGAAATATATTTTTGTGACCGGGGGCGTTGTCTCCTCTCTGGGTAAAGGCCTGACGGCGGCCGCCCTGGGCGCCCTGCTTGAGCAGCGCGGCCAGCGTGTACGCCTGCAGAAGTTCGACCCGTACCTGAACGTCGACCCCGGCACGATGAGCCCGTATCAGCACGGCGAGGTGTACGTCCTCGACGACGGAGCCGAGACGGACCTCGACCTGGGCCACTACGAGCGCTTTACCAGCGGCAGCCTGTCCCGCTTTAATAACCTGACCTCCGGGCAGATCTACGAGTCGGTCATTCAAAAGGAGCGCCGCGGGGACTACCTCGGCAGCACCGTGCAGGTGATCCCGCACGTCACCGACGAGATCAAGAACCGCATCCGTGAGGCCGGTAAGGATGTGGACATCCTCATCACCGAGATCGGCGGGACGGTCGGGGACATCGAGGGCCTGCCCTTTCTGGAAGCGCTGCGCCAGTTCGCACTGGAAGCCGGGCGCGGGAACGTGCTCTTTATCCACTGCACGCTGATCCCGTACCTGAATGCCGCCGGCGAGCTGAAGACCAAGCCTTCGCAGATGTCGGTGGCCCGCATGCGCGAGATCGGTATCCAGCCGGACGTGCTGGTGTGCCGCACCGAGAAGCCGATCAACAACGAGATCCGCTCCAAGCTCAGCCTTTACTGTAATATCCCCGTCCGCAACGTCATCGAAGAGATGGATGTGGAGTTCTCCATCTACGAGCTGCCGCTGGCGCTGGCCCGTGAGGACCTGGACGACATTGTGGCCGAGGCTCTCGGCCTGGAAGCTCCCGCCCCCTCCATGACTGAGTGGGAGGACGTGGTCCGCCGCCTCAAGTATCCGGCCCACCGGGTCGAGATTGGCGTTGTGGGTAAATACATTGAGCTTCAGGACGCCTACAAGTCCGTCTACGAATCCCTCACCCACGGTGGCATCGCCAACGACTGCGGGATCAATATCGTGCGTCTCGACTCCGAGGCAATCGAGCAGGACGGACCCGAAAAGCACCTCAAGGGGCTGGACGGTGTGCTCGTGCCGGGTGGCTTTGGGGATCGCGGTATCGAGGGTAAGATCATGGCTGCCCAGTGGGCGCGTGAGAACAGTATCCCGTACTTCGGGCTGTGCCTGGGTATGCAGATCCTCGTTATCGAGTATGCCCGCCATATTGCGGCTATCGAGGGGGCTAACAGCACGGAGTTTGTCCCGGACTGTAAAGATCCGGTGATCGACATCATGGAGGACCAGAAGGAGCTCACAGAAAAGGGCGGCACCATGCGCCTGGGGGCCTACACCTGCCAGATCATCCCTGAAACACACTCCGCCGCCGCGTACTTCCCGGACCTCTCCAAGGCCGACTTCGCCAAGGGCGAGCCGAAGACCGTGGAGGAGCGCCACCGCCACCGTTACGAGTTTAACAACAAGTACCGCGATATCCTTACCCGAAGCGGCCTGCGTATCGGCGGGGTTAACCCGAAGCGCGACTTGGTTGAAATCGCCGAGGTGGTCGATCATCCGTGGATGGTCGGGGTGCAGTTCCACCCGGAGTTCAAGAGCAAGCCGAACAAAGCGCACCCGCTCTTCGCTGATTTCGTGAAAGCCGCGATGAAGTGCAAGAAGGGCTGA
- the proB gene encoding glutamate 5-kinase encodes MHFLENARRVVIKLGTGVLTSGSGDLNTEVVEGIAREIAALKMRGLQVVLVSSGAVGLGRGRLGLKQRPKKLSSLQKCAAVGQSLLTELWQHAFEPHGINVGQLLLTREDVRSRKRHLAIRDLFEEMLTEGIVPIVNENDTVSAAEIKFGDNDVLSALVASMTKSQLLIILSTAPGLVDMNGTGEIVPVVESITAQIEAMAGGSGTVVGTGGMITKIQAARLAMRSGCGAFIGSGSDPAIITDLFAGHATGTIFIPSRLPLGSRKRWLAWFEEPRGKLSVDAGAVKALREKGSSLLAKGVTAAEGRFARGEVVSVLGPKGDVVARGLAGFAHEDMKKILGQSSEQIQALYPTRKHVEAIHRDELVLIGR; translated from the coding sequence ATGCACTTTCTGGAAAACGCCCGTCGCGTCGTGATCAAGCTGGGCACCGGTGTGCTCACCTCCGGCTCGGGCGATCTCAACACCGAGGTCGTCGAGGGCATTGCGCGCGAGATTGCCGCCCTGAAGATGCGCGGCCTGCAGGTCGTGCTCGTCAGCTCCGGGGCAGTCGGGCTGGGCCGCGGGCGGCTCGGGCTCAAGCAGCGCCCGAAAAAGCTCTCCTCGCTCCAGAAGTGTGCCGCCGTCGGCCAGAGCCTGCTGACCGAGCTTTGGCAGCATGCCTTTGAGCCGCACGGGATCAATGTGGGGCAGCTCCTGCTCACCCGCGAGGACGTGCGCTCCCGCAAGCGCCACCTGGCTATCCGCGATCTGTTCGAGGAAATGCTGACCGAAGGCATCGTGCCCATCGTCAACGAAAACGACACCGTCAGCGCGGCCGAGATCAAGTTCGGGGACAACGACGTGCTCTCCGCGCTGGTCGCCTCCATGACAAAGTCCCAGCTGCTCATCATCCTCTCCACCGCCCCCGGGCTGGTGGACATGAACGGCACGGGCGAGATCGTTCCCGTGGTCGAGTCCATCACCGCGCAGATCGAAGCCATGGCTGGCGGCTCCGGCACCGTGGTGGGCACCGGCGGTATGATTACGAAAATCCAGGCCGCGCGCCTGGCCATGCGCTCGGGCTGCGGAGCCTTCATTGGCTCGGGCTCAGACCCGGCCATCATTACCGATCTTTTCGCCGGGCACGCCACCGGCACGATTTTTATCCCCAGCCGCCTGCCGCTGGGCTCTCGCAAGCGCTGGCTGGCGTGGTTCGAGGAGCCGCGCGGTAAGCTCAGCGTAGACGCAGGAGCGGTCAAGGCCCTGCGCGAGAAGGGCTCCAGCCTGCTGGCCAAGGGCGTCACCGCCGCCGAGGGGCGCTTCGCACGCGGCGAGGTCGTATCCGTACTGGGGCCAAAGGGTGATGTCGTTGCCCGCGGGCTGGCCGGGTTTGCCCATGAGGATATGAAAAAAATCCTCGGGCAGAGCTCCGAGCAAATCCAGGCCCTCTACCCCACGCGCAAACACGTCGAGGCCATTCATCGGGACGAACTCGTCCTTATTGGACGCTGA
- the pyrH gene encoding UMP kinase: MVDQLADDPAQPKFKRIVLKLSGEALRNTENGDPIDGDILQTVCEEVKKVHLLGVQIGLVVGGGNIFRGQLGAEHRNVDRTTGDTMGMLATTINGLALMDRLEKNGVPVRVQTASPMDKVAEPFILRRASRHMEKGRVVIFVAGTGNPYFSTDTTAALRASEIHADVIMKATKVDGVYDKDPMKHDDAVKYEELKFSEALGKRLKIMDATAFSLCMDNHVPILVFNMHEQDSILNAVMGKKVGTLVHE; this comes from the coding sequence ATGGTGGATCAACTGGCTGACGACCCTGCGCAACCCAAATTCAAACGCATCGTGCTCAAACTGAGCGGCGAAGCGCTTCGCAATACCGAGAACGGCGACCCCATCGATGGGGACATTCTCCAGACCGTTTGCGAAGAGGTAAAAAAAGTTCACCTCCTGGGCGTACAGATCGGTCTGGTCGTCGGCGGCGGAAATATCTTTCGCGGGCAGCTCGGAGCCGAGCACCGCAACGTAGACCGCACCACCGGCGACACCATGGGCATGCTCGCCACCACCATTAACGGCCTCGCCCTCATGGACCGCCTGGAAAAGAACGGCGTGCCCGTGCGCGTGCAGACCGCCAGCCCCATGGACAAGGTCGCCGAGCCGTTCATCCTGCGCCGGGCCTCACGCCATATGGAAAAGGGCCGCGTCGTCATCTTTGTCGCCGGCACCGGTAACCCGTACTTCTCCACCGACACCACCGCCGCCCTGCGCGCCAGCGAGATCCACGCCGACGTCATCATGAAGGCCACCAAAGTCGACGGCGTCTACGACAAGGACCCCATGAAGCACGACGACGCCGTGAAGTACGAGGAGCTCAAGTTCTCCGAAGCCCTCGGCAAGCGCCTCAAGATCATGGACGCCACTGCCTTCTCCCTGTGTATGGACAACCACGTGCCGATCCTCGTCTTTAACATGCACGAGCAGGACAGCATCCTGAACGCCGTCATGGGCAAAAAAGTCGGCACCCTCGTACACGAGTAG